The following proteins are co-located in the Paralichthys olivaceus isolate ysfri-2021 chromosome 2, ASM2471397v2, whole genome shotgun sequence genome:
- the LOC109629071 gene encoding globoside alpha-1,3-N-acetylgalactosaminyltransferase 1-like, with protein MALFPFCKTPTGPVRVTRIQLVMYCFLLSLIIYFLHGRRAAAGVKPSHPIFNAMGMDRGGVITDMVVKAAVPQTPVETPWGAPLVWGDTRNSAWRRAKLAQRGIHTGLLVLMVGTYSHFIRRFLSSAETHFLPGQTVTYYILTDSPHSMDPPVKLGPERQLKVVPVAELPGWDRLAHRRMALLADAIRNRIGSEVEYIFCADIDQEFVAPVGEEILGDLVATLHPELYGMPRNTFPYEIEEASSACVDEDEGDYYYTSELYGGLVSEMYKMARACSMLIFQDQANGVVARGLEESYLNRYLIDHRPTCVLSPEYSWWDSALAADVPVQRLVSLGRQCESYDKQTREERRC; from the exons ATGGCGTTGTTTCCCTTCTGCAAGACGCCCACAG GACCGGTCAGAGTGACCAGAATACAACTGGTCATGTACTGTTTTCTCCTGTCTCTTATCATAT ATTTCCTCCATGGACGTAGAGCAGCTGCTGGTGTGAAGCCGTCTCATCCTATCTTTAATGCCATGGGAATGGACAGAGGAGGCGTAATAACAGACATGGTCGTCAAAGCAGCAGTGCCTCAAACTCCTGTGGAGACACCATGGGGTGCTCCTTTAGTGTGGGGGGACACCCGCAACTCCGCCTGGCGCAGAGCTAAATTGGCACAACGTGGAATCCACACAGGTCTGCTGGTCCTCATGGTGGGAACGTACAGCCACTTCATTCGACgttttctctcctcagctgaAACCCACTTCCTCCCTGGTCAGACAGTCACCTACTACATCCTCACAGACAGCCCCCATTCTATGGACCCCCCTGTCAAGTTGGGGCCTGAACGACAGCTGAAGGTGGTACCCGTCGCAGAGCTGCCCGGATGGGACAGGCTGGCCCATCGTCGCATGGCCCTGCTCGCCGATGCTATTAGAAACCGAATTGGCAGCGAGGTTGAATACATCTTCTGCGCTGACATTGACCAAGAGTTTGTGGCCCCCGTGGGGGAGGAGATCCTCGGAGACCTGGTGGCCACATTGCATCCAGAGCTCTATGGGATGCCTCGAAATACATTTCCTTACGAGATCGAAGAGGCCTCATCTGCTTGTGTGGATGAGGACGAAGGGGACTACTACTACACCTCGGAACTGTATGGTGGGTTGGTTTCTGAGATGTACAAAATGGCCCGCGCCTGCTCCATGCTCATTTTCCAAGACCAGGCAAATGGGGTGGTGGCGAGGGGCCTCGAGGAGAGCTACCTGAACCGCTACCTGATCGACCACAGGCCGACCTGTGTGCTGTCTCCAGAGTACAGCTGGTGGGACTCGGCGCTGGCTGCTGATGTGCCAGTACAGAGACTGGTCTCTTTGGGAAGACAATGTGAGTCTTATGATAAACagacaagagaggagaggagatgctgA